TCGTAAATGGCGAGAGCGTAATATGTATGAGCGTGTTATGGAGGAAGTTCGCACATGTGCAAAATTATGGGAAAGTGAAGCGCATCACGAGGCAGTTAATAATTTTCTAACAAAAAAGAACAGTAAGTAGTGTATAGTGGCAGTGATTAGCTCGAAACATAATCACTGTCTTTTTTCGTCCTGTGATTCTATTTTGCCTGATAACGCATATAGTAGTAAAAAATGTGAGGGTGATAGATTATGGAACTGAAAAAAAGAAAAGATCAATGGACGAAGGAAGACGATGAAAGATTAGCAGAAATTGTCTTGCATAATGTGCAAAACGGTAAAACGCAGTTAGAGGCATTTGAAATGGCTGCTAATGAGCTAGGACGTACAAAACAAGCATGTGGTTTTCGTTGGAATAAAACATTACGTGGGCAATATAGTCAATCGCTTTTAGCTGTTCGCAATCAACCTCAACAATCTATGCGAAGCCATTTGAAATTAGCGTTAACGAGTTTTGATGAATTAACGGAAGCCTATCAAAATCTTGAAATTAAACATCGTGAATTACAAAATGAGCATGAAAAGCTAGTGAAATGGTTACAGCAAGGTTATTCGTTAATGAAAGATTAACATTTTGGAGGAAAAATGCCTATTAGTAGAGATGGCGTTCATTTTCAGATGAGCGACAGTGCTTATAAGGAAATGAAGCTAAAGAAATCAAGGTGTAATCGCAAATGTTGACTATATGTTTACCTTCATTGTATGAAAACAACCATTATTGTATCGTAATTGCCAACCAATCTTGTATAATAGAAACACCTGCAAAGGAGGTGTCTCAGAGGTATTTCTGAGGCACCTCCTTCTATAGCGTAAGGCAAAGTAATGATTGTGTTATGATAGGACGAGTGTAGTAAATGTTGGAAAAATGTTGATTAGCTTTGTCAATTTAGGCTGTTTAAAAGTTTGCTTTTACTGTTAGATAGCCTCTTTTCATTAAGTGGAGGTGACGAACATTGTGAATGTAGTAGTTATTGGAGCTGGAGCAGTAGGCCAGCTAATGGCTAGTTTCCTTGCAGAAGCTCATATGCACGTAACGTTAGTGGTGAGAAGACAGGAACAAGCACATGAACTTCAATTAAAGCGCTTAACGAGGGTTCAGTTAGATGGAACGCAGACAGTGCATCAAATTGCTTCTACAGTAGAGTTGAAGACGGTATCAAAACCAGATTTGATTATAATAGCAGTTAAATATCGGCAACTACAAAATATTTATAAACAATTAGTAGAAGTTCCAAAGGAAGTGCCATTGCTATTTGTGCAAAATGGTTTAGCGCATTTTGATGAAGCTTTACGTCTACCGCAGCAAACGATAGCCTTTTGCTCGGTTTCTTTTGGTGCCCAAATAATTAATTTAACAACAGTCCAACATAGAGGGATGGGTCTATGTAAAATAGGGGTAGCGCGTGGGAACGATGGACTATTTCATCAGTTGCTACAGATGCAAAATCCTTTATGCCCAATAGAACTGGTTGAAAATGCCGAACAAATGCTTTTTGAAAAAGCGGTATTAAACTGTTTGATCAATCCATTAACGGCTATATTGCAAATAAAGAATGGTGAATTATTAACAAATAAGCATGCGTTCTTTTTAATGCATACCATATATCAAGAGTTAGCAGAGGCCTTTGTAGATATTCAACAGACGATTCCATTTTCGGCAGTAATAACTTTGTGTGAAAAAACAGGGAAGAATACATCCTCGATGCTAGCTGATCGCATACAGGGAAGAAAAAGCGAAGTGGATACGATTGTAGGGGCGGTCTTACAGAAAGCCTCAGCAAAAGGTTATCTTTTACCTACTTTGCGAACTTTATATCACCAAGTTCTAGCGATGGAAGAGAGCGGTGAGCAATAGTGAAAGATATTTTACATATAGTCATAAGTGTTATTATTTTTTGTCCTGTTCTGTTATTTGTAATTGTCTATGCTGTTAGTCGAAAGGTTAATATTAGAGGCACTCATGCATTTGGTGCCGCATCAGATGTCACGACGTTTTGGCTGTTTTTTTCTGTGCCATTGGCAATTGGTGCGCTGTGGGGAGTGAATGTGGGGGCTCTTTTAGTCATGCTAGCGATTGTGCTAGCGATTGTTTTTACATATGTTGATTGGCGTACGAAAAAGGAAATTGAAGTGAAGCCGCTCTTGCGAAAAATTTGGCGTTTTTTATTTTTAGTACTTAGTACAGCGTATCTTTTAATTTGTCTAGTCGGTATGATTCAATCTGTTGTAGAATATTTACAATCTGTATAAGCATTTTCTTTTCATGTTGAAGACAGAAGGGGTAAAATAATAGCATTAAAAAATGTTTACAAGGAATACGATGATTTAGTGAGTAGAGGAGTTTGTGTTAAATGAAACTGGAGTCAATCCAAGTACCCGTAAAAAATCGTGTGCTAGCAGATTACTGGTCGCCAAATACTGCCATTCATGAGTTTTTTGAATATGAATACAATGATAAGTCGTTTGCAATGCGAGCAAAATATTTAGAACAGCGAGCAGGTGATCAAAAAGAGTTAACAGCAATAATT
This DNA window, taken from Lysinibacillus sp. FSL M8-0337, encodes the following:
- a CDS encoding DUF3397 domain-containing protein, whose amino-acid sequence is MKDILHIVISVIIFCPVLLFVIVYAVSRKVNIRGTHAFGAASDVTTFWLFFSVPLAIGALWGVNVGALLVMLAIVLAIVFTYVDWRTKKEIEVKPLLRKIWRFLFLVLSTAYLLICLVGMIQSVVEYLQSV
- a CDS encoding 2-dehydropantoate 2-reductase; this translates as MNVVVIGAGAVGQLMASFLAEAHMHVTLVVRRQEQAHELQLKRLTRVQLDGTQTVHQIASTVELKTVSKPDLIIIAVKYRQLQNIYKQLVEVPKEVPLLFVQNGLAHFDEALRLPQQTIAFCSVSFGAQIINLTTVQHRGMGLCKIGVARGNDGLFHQLLQMQNPLCPIELVENAEQMLFEKAVLNCLINPLTAILQIKNGELLTNKHAFFLMHTIYQELAEAFVDIQQTIPFSAVITLCEKTGKNTSSMLADRIQGRKSEVDTIVGAVLQKASAKGYLLPTLRTLYHQVLAMEESGEQ
- a CDS encoding transcriptional regulator, translating into MELKKRKDQWTKEDDERLAEIVLHNVQNGKTQLEAFEMAANELGRTKQACGFRWNKTLRGQYSQSLLAVRNQPQQSMRSHLKLALTSFDELTEAYQNLEIKHRELQNEHEKLVKWLQQGYSLMKD